A genome region from Baekduia alba includes the following:
- a CDS encoding metal-sensitive transcriptional regulator — protein MADASATRGYSATKDQLLKRLRRVEGQVRGIEGMVEDERYCIDVLTQISAVQAALDKVALGLLDQHANHCVMNAPDEAEKVEKTDELMAAVGRLMRRG, from the coding sequence ATGGCCGACGCGTCAGCGACCCGCGGGTACTCCGCCACCAAGGACCAGCTCCTCAAGCGCCTGCGGCGCGTCGAGGGCCAGGTGCGCGGCATCGAGGGCATGGTCGAGGACGAGCGCTACTGCATCGACGTCCTCACGCAGATCAGCGCCGTGCAGGCCGCGCTGGACAAGGTCGCGCTCGGCCTGCTCGACCAGCACGCCAACCACTGCGTGATGAACGCGCCCGACGAGGCCGAGAAGGTCGAGAAGACCGACGAGCTGATGGCCGCCGTCGGCCGTCTCATGCGCCGCGGGTAG
- a CDS encoding dipeptidase: protein MSTPLQPIFDGHHDALTRKDADRLVEGRDGGHLDLPRAAAGGLVASMWAIFCSGPGVTIAFEPQPGGGYDIPLEAELAHDVASAEAVAAAGRLLALERGGHLRVARGVDDLDAAAAGGLPAAVMHLEGAECIDEDLEALDAWHAAGLRSLGPLWSRPNRFGHGVPFRFPSSPDTGEGLTAAGRALVRKCNAYKIAVDVSHLNTRGFWDVVEITDAPVIASHCGAHAVAPASRNLTDDQLAVIGTSGGIVGIPYILDFLRADGVVDHDTPLSTIVAHVRHVADHVGVEHVGLGSDFDGGDIPAALSDVAGLPRLLDALRADGFTADEVAAIAWGNWRRVLAATWA, encoded by the coding sequence GTGTCGACCCCGCTCCAGCCGATCTTCGACGGCCACCACGACGCGCTGACGCGCAAGGACGCCGACCGGCTCGTCGAGGGCCGCGACGGCGGGCACCTCGACCTTCCCCGCGCCGCGGCCGGCGGCCTCGTCGCGTCCATGTGGGCGATCTTCTGCTCGGGCCCGGGCGTGACGATCGCCTTCGAGCCACAGCCGGGCGGCGGCTACGACATCCCGCTCGAAGCCGAGCTCGCGCACGACGTCGCGTCGGCCGAAGCGGTCGCGGCGGCCGGCCGGCTGCTGGCGCTGGAGCGCGGCGGCCACCTGCGCGTCGCGCGCGGCGTGGACGACCTGGACGCCGCCGCCGCCGGCGGGCTGCCCGCCGCGGTCATGCACCTGGAGGGCGCCGAGTGCATCGACGAGGACCTGGAGGCGCTCGACGCCTGGCACGCCGCCGGCCTGCGCTCGCTGGGCCCGTTGTGGAGCCGGCCCAACCGCTTCGGCCACGGCGTGCCGTTCCGGTTCCCGTCCTCGCCCGACACCGGCGAGGGCCTGACCGCCGCCGGCCGGGCGCTGGTGCGCAAGTGCAACGCCTACAAGATCGCGGTCGACGTCTCGCACCTCAACACGCGCGGGTTCTGGGACGTCGTGGAGATCACCGACGCGCCGGTCATCGCGTCGCACTGCGGGGCGCATGCGGTCGCGCCCGCGTCGCGCAACCTCACCGACGACCAGCTCGCCGTCATCGGGACGTCCGGCGGCATCGTCGGGATCCCCTACATCCTGGACTTCCTGCGCGCCGACGGCGTCGTCGACCACGACACGCCGCTGAGCACGATCGTCGCCCACGTCCGCCACGTCGCCGACCACGTCGGCGTCGAGCACGTCGGCCTCGGCTCGGACTTCGACGGCGGCGACATCCCGGCCGCGCTGAGCGACGTCGCCGGCCTGCCCCGCCTGCTCGACGCGCTGCGCGCCGACGGCTTCACCGCCGACGAGGTCGCCGCGATCGCCTGGGGCAACTGGCGGCGGGTGCTCGCCGCGACGTGGGCCTAG
- the tig gene encoding trigger factor yields MAAATNVKTTVEELPESRVRVAAEVTPQEVQRRITEAAGRMGRDLRMPGFRKGKVPAPVVVQRIGREAILDEAVRSALPRWYVEAIDEAGIKPVGDPDVDLGDLPDEGQPLTFTIEIGVRPTATIGDISKLEVERREPEVDEQAIDEQVEQLRQQLGRLETVEKDSESGDFVVIDFKGSIAGEDGERDYFAGGEGRDHLLELGSGQFIEGFEEQLTGVKAGDEKVVEVTFPEEYGSAPHLAGQAARFEVTVNEVKAKQLPELDDDFATEAGGFDSVDELREDIATRMREADEQKIEAEFREAALDKVVEGATVEIPESLVEARARELWEQMLHSLSHRGITKDAYLRIAQKTEDELLAEATPDAEQALRREAVLAAVIAAEDIKPSDGDILDALQDSALQQGTKPEKLRKQLEQQGRLDDLVEDLAQRQAVELLAERAGGAAPAEAEAEPAAATEE; encoded by the coding sequence ATGGCCGCTGCAACGAACGTCAAGACCACCGTCGAAGAGCTCCCCGAGTCCCGGGTTCGAGTCGCCGCGGAGGTCACCCCGCAGGAGGTCCAGCGGCGGATCACCGAGGCCGCCGGCCGCATGGGCCGCGACCTGCGCATGCCGGGCTTCCGCAAGGGCAAGGTGCCCGCGCCGGTCGTCGTCCAGCGCATCGGCCGCGAGGCGATCCTCGACGAGGCCGTGCGCTCCGCGCTGCCGCGCTGGTACGTCGAGGCCATCGACGAGGCCGGGATCAAGCCCGTCGGCGACCCCGACGTCGACCTCGGCGACCTGCCCGACGAGGGCCAGCCGCTGACCTTCACGATCGAGATCGGCGTCCGCCCGACCGCCACGATCGGCGACATCTCCAAGCTCGAGGTCGAGCGCCGCGAGCCCGAGGTCGACGAGCAGGCGATCGACGAGCAGGTCGAGCAGCTGCGCCAGCAGCTCGGCCGCCTCGAGACCGTCGAGAAGGACAGCGAGAGCGGCGACTTCGTCGTCATCGACTTCAAGGGCTCGATCGCCGGCGAGGACGGCGAGCGCGACTACTTCGCCGGCGGCGAGGGCCGCGACCACCTGCTCGAGCTCGGCTCCGGCCAGTTCATCGAGGGCTTCGAGGAGCAGCTGACCGGCGTCAAGGCCGGCGACGAGAAGGTCGTCGAGGTCACGTTCCCCGAGGAGTACGGCTCCGCCCCGCACCTGGCCGGCCAGGCCGCCCGGTTCGAGGTCACCGTCAACGAGGTCAAGGCCAAGCAGCTGCCCGAGCTCGACGACGACTTCGCGACCGAGGCCGGCGGCTTCGACTCCGTCGACGAGCTGCGCGAGGACATCGCCACGCGCATGCGCGAGGCCGACGAGCAGAAGATCGAGGCCGAGTTCCGCGAGGCCGCGCTCGACAAGGTCGTCGAGGGCGCCACGGTCGAGATCCCCGAGTCGCTCGTCGAGGCCCGCGCCCGCGAGCTGTGGGAGCAGATGCTGCACTCGCTCTCGCACCGCGGCATCACCAAGGACGCCTACCTGCGCATCGCGCAGAAGACCGAGGACGAGCTGCTCGCGGAGGCCACGCCGGACGCCGAGCAGGCGCTGCGCCGCGAGGCCGTCCTGGCCGCCGTGATCGCCGCCGAGGACATCAAGCCCTCCGACGGCGACATCCTCGACGCGCTCCAGGACTCCGCCCTGCAGCAGGGCACCAAGCCCGAGAAGCTGCGCAAGCAGCTCGAGCAGCAGGGCCGCCTCGACGACCTCGTCGAGGACCTCGCCCAGCGCCAGGCCGTCGAGCTGCTCGCCGAGCGCGCGGGCGGCGCGGCCCCGGCCGAGGCCGAGGCGGAGCCCGCCGCCGCGACCGAGGAGTAG
- a CDS encoding thiolase family protein has translation MREAVIVDAVRTPIGRGKAGKGALHPIHPVDLLAHSLRALVERTGIDPERIDDVIGGCVDQVGEQAMNTTRYAVLAAGLPESVPATTVDRQCGSSQQAVHFGAQGVIAGAYDVVIACGVESMSRVPMWSNVPPGADPFGPGVAARYPDGLVPQGVSAELIAAKWELPRSDLDRFALESHRRAAVATDEGRFADELVPIDGVATDESIRPGTTLEALAGLKPAFEDPAMGQRFPQIDWRVTAGNSSPTNDGSAAVMITTPEIARALGLTPKAKLKSFAVVGDDPLYMLTGVIPATAKVLQKAELSLADIDLFEVNEAFSSVVLAWQRETGADLDKVNVNGGAIALGHPLGASGARITATLVNAMAQNGARYGLQTMCEAGGLANAMVLEAV, from the coding sequence ATGCGCGAAGCCGTGATCGTCGACGCCGTCCGCACCCCGATCGGCCGGGGCAAGGCCGGCAAGGGCGCGTTGCACCCCATCCACCCCGTGGACCTGCTCGCGCACTCGCTGCGCGCGCTGGTCGAGCGCACCGGCATCGACCCGGAGCGCATCGACGACGTGATCGGCGGCTGCGTCGACCAGGTCGGAGAGCAGGCCATGAACACCACGCGCTACGCGGTCCTCGCCGCGGGCCTGCCGGAGAGCGTGCCGGCCACGACCGTCGACCGCCAGTGCGGCAGCTCACAGCAGGCCGTGCACTTCGGCGCCCAGGGCGTGATCGCCGGCGCCTACGACGTCGTCATCGCCTGCGGCGTCGAGTCGATGAGCCGCGTCCCGATGTGGTCCAACGTGCCGCCCGGCGCCGACCCCTTCGGCCCCGGCGTGGCCGCGCGCTACCCCGACGGGCTGGTCCCGCAGGGCGTCAGCGCCGAGCTGATCGCGGCGAAGTGGGAGCTGCCGCGCTCCGACCTGGACCGTTTCGCGCTGGAGTCCCACCGCCGCGCCGCCGTCGCCACCGACGAGGGGCGCTTCGCCGACGAGCTCGTCCCGATCGACGGCGTCGCGACCGACGAGTCGATCCGGCCGGGCACGACGCTCGAGGCGCTCGCCGGCCTCAAGCCCGCCTTCGAGGACCCCGCGATGGGCCAGCGCTTCCCGCAGATCGACTGGCGCGTGACGGCCGGCAACTCGTCGCCGACCAACGACGGGAGCGCGGCCGTGATGATCACGACGCCGGAGATCGCGCGCGCGCTCGGGCTGACCCCCAAGGCCAAGTTGAAGTCCTTCGCCGTCGTGGGCGACGACCCGCTGTACATGTTGACCGGCGTGATCCCGGCGACCGCCAAGGTGCTCCAGAAGGCCGAGCTGTCGCTCGCCGACATCGACCTGTTCGAGGTCAACGAGGCCTTCAGCTCGGTCGTCCTCGCCTGGCAGCGCGAGACGGGCGCCGACCTCGACAAGGTCAACGTCAACGGCGGGGCGATCGCGCTCGGCCACCCGCTCGGCGCCAGCGGCGCCCGCATCACCGCGACGCTCGTCAACGCCATGGCCCAGAACGGCGCGCGCTACGGGCTGCAGACCATGTGCGAGGCCGGCGGCCTGGCCAACGCCATGGTGTTGGAGGCCGTGTAG
- a CDS encoding adenylate/guanylate cyclase domain-containing protein, with amino-acid sequence MEEGRVQWAQSGDLDIAFRVLGDGPVDIVFLSGITSHVEVLLEEPGLRRWWERLGSIARVILIDRRGLGLSDRPSGRVALEDEVADLDAVLDAAGCDRVVVQAYAAGGPLAIEYAARRPDRTLALILYAAIVATEHDDEAPWADTPTDRAERLARLRERWGSGANIERMAPSVAGDPRMRAWMGKLERQSATPSGFLQIAANLQGVDVRAHLPNLRVPTLVLHRIGDQLIDVGHSRLSARLIPGARLVELPGTDSLPMIGDTEALLGEIEEFLTGSRTATSGLQRRLMTILFTDIVDATGHAARMGDARWRDLLSAHDNALRREVERYGGREVKTLGDGYIAAFEGPPSDALRCARTVTAGVRGLGIQIRAGLHTGECELIGGDVGGMAVHIAARVCDMAEPEEILMSGTTYGTVVGSGLECEMRGAYELRGVPGPWPIFALQR; translated from the coding sequence ATGGAGGAGGGGCGCGTCCAGTGGGCGCAGAGCGGTGATCTCGACATCGCCTTCCGCGTGCTCGGCGACGGGCCGGTCGACATCGTCTTCCTCAGCGGGATCACCTCGCACGTCGAGGTGCTGCTCGAAGAGCCCGGGTTGCGGCGCTGGTGGGAGCGGCTGGGCTCGATCGCCCGCGTGATCCTCATCGACCGCCGCGGCCTCGGCCTCAGCGACCGCCCGAGCGGGCGCGTGGCGCTCGAGGACGAGGTCGCCGACCTCGACGCGGTGCTCGACGCCGCCGGCTGCGACCGCGTCGTCGTCCAGGCCTACGCGGCCGGCGGGCCGCTGGCGATCGAGTACGCGGCGCGCCGGCCGGACCGGACGCTGGCGCTCATCCTCTACGCGGCGATCGTCGCGACCGAGCACGACGACGAGGCTCCGTGGGCCGACACGCCGACCGACCGCGCCGAGCGCCTGGCGCGGCTGCGCGAGCGCTGGGGCAGCGGCGCGAACATCGAGCGGATGGCGCCGAGCGTCGCCGGCGACCCGCGGATGCGCGCGTGGATGGGCAAGCTCGAGCGCCAGTCCGCCACCCCGTCGGGCTTCCTCCAGATCGCGGCCAACCTCCAGGGCGTCGACGTCCGGGCGCACCTGCCGAACCTGCGCGTCCCGACGCTCGTGCTGCACCGCATCGGCGACCAGCTGATCGACGTCGGCCACTCGCGGCTGTCGGCGCGGCTGATCCCGGGCGCGCGGCTGGTCGAGCTGCCGGGCACCGACAGCCTGCCGATGATCGGCGACACCGAGGCGCTGCTGGGCGAGATCGAGGAGTTCCTGACCGGCTCGCGCACCGCGACCAGCGGCCTGCAGCGGCGGCTGATGACGATCCTGTTCACCGACATCGTCGACGCCACCGGCCACGCGGCGCGGATGGGCGACGCGCGCTGGCGCGACCTGCTCTCGGCCCATGACAACGCGCTCCGCCGGGAGGTGGAGCGCTACGGCGGCCGCGAGGTCAAGACGCTCGGCGACGGCTACATCGCCGCGTTCGAGGGCCCGCCGTCCGACGCGCTGCGCTGCGCGCGCACGGTCACGGCCGGGGTGCGCGGGTTGGGGATCCAGATCCGCGCCGGGCTGCACACGGGGGAGTGCGAGCTGATCGGCGGCGACGTCGGCGGCATGGCCGTCCACATCGCCGCGCGCGTGTGCGACATGGCCGAACCGGAGGAGATCCTGATGTCCGGGACGACCTACGGCACCGTCGTCGGCTCCGGCCTGGAGTGCGAGATGCGCGGCGCCTACGAGCTGCGCGGCGTGCCCGGCCCATGGCCGATCTTCGCGCTGCAACGCTGA
- a CDS encoding winged helix-turn-helix transcriptional regulator yields the protein MSLDPEPTTLPRPCAIADALELIGERWALLIVREQFWGNHRFSGIQRATGAPRDVLSARLRSLVDAGILEKRRYTERPPRDEYHLTARGRGLSPVLMAIQEWAYEELDGEGRARFPHGDHLADPVSHFTCRVCGKPLDGRRHEHAADVPA from the coding sequence GTGAGTTTGGATCCCGAACCGACGACGCTGCCCCGGCCGTGCGCCATCGCCGACGCGCTCGAGCTGATCGGCGAGCGCTGGGCGCTGCTGATCGTCCGCGAGCAGTTCTGGGGCAACCACCGCTTCTCGGGCATCCAGCGCGCCACGGGCGCGCCGCGGGACGTCCTCAGCGCGCGGCTGAGGAGCCTGGTCGACGCCGGGATCCTGGAGAAGCGCCGCTACACCGAGCGACCGCCGCGCGACGAGTACCACCTGACCGCGCGCGGCCGGGGGCTGTCACCCGTGCTGATGGCGATCCAGGAGTGGGCCTACGAGGAGCTCGACGGCGAGGGCCGGGCGCGCTTCCCGCACGGCGACCACCTCGCCGACCCGGTCTCGCACTTCACGTGCCGGGTGTGCGGCAAGCCGCTCGACGGTCGCCGCCACGAGCACGCCGCCGACGTCCCGGCCTAG
- a CDS encoding helix-turn-helix domain-containing protein — protein MAAHDLVRLLDADPELGDRLAPEELQRATHQLVAEVVRVPTGRWDAAGVVEPGGSPLGLLILDGLLLRDLDLGRRASTEVLGFGDILRPWDADSAASELPLVARWTVLEPLKLAVLDERFLHLAVRYPPIVDALFARAARRHRGLAVRLVVNQLVRLEDRLLLALWALAERWGRVTPDGILVPMGLTHSALARLVGARRPSVTSALGDLGRDRLLERTEDGWLLRGDPAHLVDPVTERLMSPA, from the coding sequence GTGGCCGCCCACGATCTCGTTCGCCTGCTCGACGCCGACCCGGAGCTCGGGGATCGGCTGGCGCCCGAGGAGCTCCAGCGGGCGACCCACCAGCTGGTCGCGGAGGTCGTGCGCGTCCCGACCGGACGCTGGGACGCCGCCGGCGTCGTGGAGCCCGGCGGCTCGCCGCTCGGCCTGCTGATCCTCGACGGCCTGCTGCTGCGCGACCTCGACCTCGGCCGCCGCGCGTCGACCGAGGTGCTCGGCTTCGGCGACATCCTGCGCCCGTGGGACGCCGACAGCGCGGCCTCCGAGCTGCCGCTCGTCGCGCGCTGGACCGTCCTGGAGCCGCTGAAGCTCGCCGTGCTCGACGAGCGCTTCCTGCACCTCGCCGTCCGCTACCCGCCGATCGTCGACGCGCTCTTCGCCCGCGCGGCGCGCCGCCACCGCGGCCTCGCCGTCCGGCTCGTGGTCAACCAGCTCGTCCGGCTCGAAGACCGGCTGCTGCTGGCGCTCTGGGCGCTGGCCGAGCGCTGGGGCCGCGTCACGCCCGACGGCATCCTCGTCCCGATGGGCCTGACCCACAGCGCGCTCGCGCGCCTGGTCGGCGCCCGCCGCCCGTCGGTCACCAGCGCGCTCGGCGACCTCGGCCGCGACCGCCTGCTGGAGCGCACCGAGGACGGCTGGCTGCTGCGCGGCGACCCCGCGCACCTGGTCGACCCGGTGACCGAGCGCCTGATGTCCCCGGCCTGA
- a CDS encoding putative bifunctional diguanylate cyclase/phosphodiesterase, whose amino-acid sequence MDPVRTPEHDPGTLHEAEARFRIAFEEAGVSMAIVGLDGSFLRVNRALSELLGHPVEALLAGGMALVHHADGGPTSDNWRRLTIGEIERYQFDRPYRHANGDMIWGNTTMALVRGDDGQPLYAIGQLQDITARKQAEDRADRRAKQQTALARLSQLALTEQDFSALAHATVRSITASLDVSLAGLAADDGDHAPLRHLSGSHSDDPGESVAARLDEQHARYTLALRNPVVVRDAATEERFDVSDLRGRGLASGMTVAVAGEGDAPFGVLGMYATSPRAFDDDDLAFLQSVANVLTGALRRLSAERGLRHQALHDPLTQLPNRMLLLDRLRLSLARRRREGRYVAVLYLDVDDFKGINDSLGHAAGDALLRALAPRLSEVLRPSDTLARLGGDEFAILLEGLDDPAESVRVAERLLSVIGAPVDVAGVSLRSTASIGIALAAPDAPMEGEDLVRDAGVAMYRAKRAGRGRAELFDDAMRAETVERLALTNDLRQAVEDGDLRLVYQPLVHLGRRQASGFEALIRWTHPERGEIPPGRFIPLAEQHGLIEPLGQWVMREALTQLRRWQDAGFALDMGMSVNVSRVQLSRPGLADDIFALLDELALAADRLVVEVTESAVMEDPDVATATLDALAERGVRIALDDFGVGQSSLACLRDLPLDALKLDRQFITSLASSREAAAIVRAVCDMARTLHFGVVAEGVETEAQWQVVEALGCDFGQGFLYARPTRPEDIPATVAEVDARLGGGVSVGVVPTRAAA is encoded by the coding sequence GTGGATCCCGTCCGCACACCGGAGCACGACCCCGGCACGCTGCACGAGGCTGAGGCCCGCTTCCGCATCGCCTTCGAGGAGGCGGGCGTGAGCATGGCCATCGTGGGGCTCGACGGGTCGTTCCTGCGCGTCAACCGCGCGCTGAGCGAGCTGCTCGGCCACCCGGTCGAGGCGCTGCTGGCCGGAGGGATGGCGCTCGTCCACCACGCCGACGGCGGCCCGACCTCGGACAACTGGCGGAGGCTGACGATCGGCGAGATCGAGCGCTACCAGTTCGACCGTCCCTACCGGCACGCCAACGGGGACATGATCTGGGGCAACACCACGATGGCGCTGGTCCGCGGCGACGACGGCCAGCCGCTGTACGCCATCGGCCAGCTCCAGGACATCACCGCGCGCAAGCAGGCCGAGGATCGCGCCGACCGGCGCGCCAAGCAGCAGACCGCGCTCGCCCGTCTGTCGCAGCTGGCGCTCACCGAGCAGGACTTCTCCGCCCTCGCGCACGCGACCGTCCGGTCGATCACCGCGAGCCTCGACGTCTCGCTCGCCGGCCTGGCCGCCGACGACGGCGACCACGCGCCGCTGCGCCACCTCAGCGGCTCGCACTCCGACGACCCGGGCGAGAGCGTCGCCGCGCGCCTCGACGAGCAGCACGCCCGCTACACGCTGGCGCTCCGCAACCCCGTCGTCGTGCGCGACGCCGCGACCGAGGAGCGCTTCGACGTCTCCGACCTGCGCGGCCGCGGCCTGGCCTCGGGCATGACCGTCGCGGTCGCGGGCGAGGGCGACGCGCCGTTCGGCGTCCTGGGCATGTACGCGACGTCGCCGCGCGCGTTCGACGACGACGACCTCGCGTTCCTGCAGTCCGTCGCCAACGTCCTGACCGGCGCGCTGCGCCGCCTGTCGGCCGAGCGCGGGCTGCGCCACCAGGCGCTGCACGACCCGCTCACGCAGCTGCCCAACCGCATGCTCTTGCTCGACCGGCTGCGGCTGTCGCTGGCGCGGCGCCGGCGCGAAGGGCGGTACGTCGCGGTCCTGTACCTCGACGTCGACGACTTCAAGGGCATCAACGACTCGCTCGGCCACGCGGCGGGCGACGCGCTGCTGCGCGCGCTGGCGCCGCGGCTCAGCGAGGTGCTGCGGCCGTCCGACACGCTCGCGCGCCTGGGCGGCGACGAGTTCGCGATCCTGCTGGAGGGGTTGGACGACCCGGCCGAGAGCGTGCGCGTCGCCGAGCGCCTGCTCAGCGTGATCGGCGCGCCCGTCGACGTCGCCGGCGTGTCGCTGCGCTCGACCGCGTCGATCGGGATCGCGCTCGCCGCGCCCGACGCCCCGATGGAGGGCGAGGACCTCGTGCGCGACGCGGGCGTCGCGATGTACCGCGCCAAGCGTGCCGGCCGCGGCCGCGCCGAGCTGTTCGACGACGCCATGCGCGCCGAGACCGTCGAGCGCCTGGCGCTCACCAACGACCTGCGCCAGGCGGTCGAGGACGGCGACCTGCGCCTGGTCTACCAGCCGCTCGTGCACCTCGGTCGCCGTCAGGCGTCCGGCTTCGAGGCCCTGATCCGCTGGACCCATCCCGAGCGCGGGGAGATCCCACCCGGGCGCTTCATCCCGCTCGCCGAGCAGCACGGGCTGATCGAGCCGCTGGGCCAGTGGGTCATGCGCGAGGCGCTGACGCAGCTGCGCCGCTGGCAGGACGCCGGCTTCGCGCTCGACATGGGGATGTCGGTCAACGTGTCGCGCGTCCAGCTGTCGCGCCCCGGCCTGGCCGACGACATCTTCGCGTTGCTCGACGAGCTCGCGCTCGCGGCCGACCGGCTCGTGGTCGAGGTGACCGAGTCCGCCGTCATGGAGGACCCCGACGTCGCGACCGCCACGCTCGACGCGCTCGCCGAGCGCGGGGTGCGGATCGCGCTGGACGACTTCGGCGTCGGGCAGTCCTCGCTGGCCTGCCTGCGCGACCTGCCGCTCGACGCGCTCAAGCTCGACCGCCAGTTCATCACCTCGCTGGCGTCGTCGCGCGAGGCCGCGGCGATCGTGCGCGCGGTGTGCGACATGGCCCGGACGCTGCACTTCGGCGTCGTCGCCGAGGGCGTCGAGACCGAGGCGCAGTGGCAGGTCGTCGAGGCCCTCGGCTGCGACTTCGGCCAGGGCTTCCTCTACGCGCGCCCGACGCGGCCCGAGGACATCCCGGCCACGGTGGCCGAGGTCGACGCGCGCCTCGGCGGCGGCGTCAGCGTGGGCGTCGTCCCGACCCGCGCCGCCGCCTAG
- a CDS encoding gamma-aminobutyraldehyde dehydrogenase: MSATALKDYKNLVGGELVDGVDGATREILNPATGEVVARVPEGTAADVERAVAAARAARIGWRDTTPGERQERLLAMADVIDRHSEELAALESLNVGKPRSLAAEELPICADELRFFAGAARTLTGSSAGEYGKGYTSFVRREPLGIVGQIAPWNYPLMMAIWKIAPALAAGNVVVLKPSELTPISTLRFAELLADVLPAGVLNVVTGDGPNVGEAIVRHPEIAMVSLTGSVATGKGIARAAADTLKRVHLELGGKAPVVVFDDADPKAVAEGLRVASFVNSGQDCTAAARVLAGPGIYEALLEELVPATASLVVGDPAEGESVEMGPVISARQQERVLGFLDRATSAGAEVLTGGSAGRDAGFFVQPTIVASVDQQAEIVQSEVFGPVVTVQRVDADRAFALANDVPYGLAASVWTRDVGIAMEAVRQLDFGCVWVNDHLPFLSEMPHGGFKESGYGKDLSIYGLEDYTRVKHAMIKLG, from the coding sequence ATGAGCGCCACCGCGCTGAAGGACTACAAGAACCTCGTCGGCGGCGAGCTCGTCGACGGCGTGGATGGCGCCACGCGCGAGATCCTCAACCCGGCGACGGGCGAGGTCGTCGCGCGCGTGCCCGAGGGCACGGCGGCCGACGTCGAGCGTGCGGTCGCCGCTGCCCGCGCCGCCCGGATCGGGTGGCGCGACACGACGCCGGGCGAGCGCCAGGAGCGCCTGCTGGCGATGGCCGACGTCATCGACCGCCACAGCGAGGAGCTGGCCGCGCTGGAGTCGCTGAACGTCGGCAAGCCGCGGTCGCTGGCCGCCGAGGAGCTGCCGATCTGCGCTGACGAGCTGCGCTTCTTCGCCGGCGCCGCCCGCACGCTGACCGGCTCGTCCGCCGGCGAGTACGGCAAGGGCTACACGTCGTTCGTCCGGCGCGAGCCGCTGGGCATCGTCGGGCAGATCGCGCCCTGGAACTACCCGTTGATGATGGCGATCTGGAAGATCGCGCCGGCGCTGGCCGCGGGCAACGTGGTGGTCTTGAAGCCGTCGGAGCTGACGCCGATCTCGACGCTGCGCTTCGCCGAGCTGCTGGCCGACGTCCTGCCGGCCGGCGTCCTGAACGTCGTCACCGGCGACGGGCCGAACGTGGGCGAGGCGATCGTCCGCCATCCCGAGATCGCGATGGTGTCGCTGACCGGCAGCGTGGCGACCGGCAAGGGGATCGCGCGCGCCGCGGCCGACACGCTCAAGCGCGTGCACCTGGAGCTGGGCGGCAAGGCGCCGGTCGTCGTCTTCGACGACGCCGACCCCAAGGCCGTCGCCGAAGGCCTGCGCGTCGCGTCGTTCGTGAACTCGGGCCAGGACTGCACCGCCGCGGCGCGCGTGCTCGCCGGCCCGGGGATCTACGAGGCGCTGCTGGAGGAGCTGGTCCCGGCGACCGCCTCGCTCGTCGTCGGCGATCCCGCCGAGGGCGAGTCCGTCGAGATGGGCCCCGTCATCTCCGCCCGCCAGCAGGAGCGCGTCCTGGGCTTCCTGGACCGCGCGACCTCCGCGGGCGCCGAGGTCCTGACCGGCGGGAGCGCCGGCCGCGACGCCGGCTTCTTCGTCCAGCCGACGATCGTCGCGAGCGTCGACCAGCAGGCCGAGATCGTCCAGTCCGAGGTCTTCGGCCCGGTCGTCACCGTCCAGCGCGTCGACGCCGACCGCGCCTTCGCGCTCGCCAACGACGTCCCCTACGGCCTGGCGGCCAGCGTCTGGACCCGCGACGTCGGCATCGCGATGGAGGCCGTCCGCCAGCTCGACTTCGGCTGCGTCTGGGTCAACGACCACCTGCCGTTCCTGTCCGAGATGCCGCACGGCGGCTTCAAGGAGTCGGGCTACGGCAAGGACCTCTCGATCTACGGCCTCGAGGACTACACCCGCGTCAAGCACGCGATGATCAAGCTGGGCTGA